From the Lolium rigidum isolate FL_2022 chromosome 2, APGP_CSIRO_Lrig_0.1, whole genome shotgun sequence genome, one window contains:
- the LOC124686759 gene encoding uncharacterized protein LOC124686759: protein MASVVFETIHDAVAVGGDDVVFCVVILCLSVLSLVIFAASSAPAGGDEEEKRRRRSGSRANGPVFVGGWGCACGGCRAGAGVCGTYLS from the coding sequence ATGGCGAGCGTGGTCTTCGAGACGATCCACGATGCGGTGGCCGTCGGCGGGGACGACGTCGTCTTCTGCGTCGTCATCCTGTGCCTGTCCGTGCTATCCTTGGTCATCTTCGCGGCCTCCTCCGCccccgccggcggcgacgaggaagagaagcggcggcggcgctccggctcCCGCGCGAACGGGCCGGTGTTCGTCGGCGGCTGGGGCTGCGCCTGCGGTGGCtgccgcgccggcgccggagtCTGCGGCACCTACCTTTCCTGA
- the LOC124686761 gene encoding uncharacterized protein LOC124686761: MNSITVMLRKKYKKYLQAIVEKIVSDTQANRTTRLKRILEETKETEGESEMRERMQALRAQLSDYMHNLHEVFSSRIFVAICRGFWDRLGQIVLRFLESRKENRIWYRGSSYALGILDDVFASEMQKLLGNALQDKDLDPPQSVIDARSILC, translated from the exons ATGAACTCCATCACAGTGATGTTGAGGAAGAAGTACAAGAAATATCTGCAAGCAATAGTGGAGAAGATTGTCAGTGAT ACACAAGCTAACCGTACAACGAGGCTAAAACGGATTCTTGAAGAAACAAAAGAGACTGAAGGTGAAAGCGAGATGCGTGAAAGGATGCAAGCTCTCCGTGCTCAGCTCTCTGATTACATGCACAACCTCCACGAGGTCTTTTCCAGCAGAATATTTGTTGCTATTTGCCGAGGTTTCTGGGATAGGCTGGGCCAG ATTGTGTTGAGATTTCTTGAGAGCAGAAAGGAGAATAGGATTTGGTACCGTGGATCCAGTTACGCTTTAGGG ATCCTGGACGACGTCTTCGCATCAGAGATGCAAAAGCTGTTAGGCAATGCTCTCCAGGACAAGGACCTGGATCCTCCGCAATCAGTGATCGACGCCCGGTCTATCCTCTGTTGA